In Salvia miltiorrhiza cultivar Shanhuang (shh) chromosome 4, IMPLAD_Smil_shh, whole genome shotgun sequence, the DNA window ttttacCTTTATgcttcatcatcttcttcaacaTTCGACCCCTCCATGTCCACCTGCTCCATTCTCCAGCCTCACCACGACTTCCTCATGACCGACATTCAGTCCGCCACCATCCCTCCCTCGCCCGACACTTTATTCCTGCTCATGAACTGCTCCATCGACTCTCCCCTCCTCAACCACTACCGCTACCTGTGTTTCAACTTCTCCGGCCACTCGTGTGACGAGCTCTACGGAAGCTGCACCTCCTTCAAGCTCTTCCACATGCTGTCCAACACCACGCCGCCCTGCTGCTTCACCACCTATGACACCGTCAAATACATGAGCATCAACATACTTGACTGCACGCATTATACGAGCGTCTACAATGTGGATTCATTGGAGGGGGTGGGACCCCTCGACTGGCTCTATGGAATCAAGCTATCTTACAGCTTACCTGAACTCGGATGCGATCGCTGCGCCAAATCTGGGGGAGCTTGTGGCTTTGATGTTGAGACTCAAGGCTTCACCTGCATTTGCTCTTCAACCACCAATGCTACGAGAGACTGCGGTAATTTGTAACTAAAATACATACAACGGCAAAACTAGATTATATGCTCTTTAACTATTTCTCTTCTTTGAATATTTGATGTGCAGGGGGTTCTTTAAACGGAGGAAAGAGCTGTGCCACACCTTCACTGCTAGGAGTATTTGTTTTGATTTCTAGAGCTATTTTATCCTTGTGAGCTTTGTAATACCATTGCCATCAAATTCAATTCTTCTGCGGCATATTTACTTTGTTGACTGGCTAAGTAATTTTTGTATCAAATGATTGAGATACGTTTCAGCCATCATTAGCATTTTTACACAAATTCAAGAAACCAATCAATCGAAGCACAAGATCAACAAAAACTCTAGTGCAGTAGCATATATATGGATAGCACAAACAGAATGAAAGAATCAAATTTCGTATCAATAATTCTTCATAAGATAATAACTAAAAGacataaaaaagaagaagatgataATCCATTGATGAGCACTCAGCTCAGACATCCCAAAAATGAACAGTATGATATAGGCTAAGCTAGGCTAGAACTTGACCACCACCTGTTGAGCAGAAGTTTTCTTGACAGCCCCTCGAGAGCAAAGCTCGTTCAGCAACTCTAAAGCCTCATTCGTGAAACCTTGATAAGCTATACCTTGGATGAGAATGGTGTAAGTAGACTCAGTAGGCTTGCAGCCCTTGGACACCATATGCACGAGGAAGTCAATTGCACGATCTGTTTGGCGAGCCTTACAAAGACCTAGCATGATGGAGTTGTAGGTGATTGCATTTGGTCTGATTCCCAAACCTTGCAATTCTTTGAAGAAGCTGATAGCTTTCTCAACCTTCCCTTCTCTGCTAAGCCCTCCTACAAGTGAAGAGTAGGTGATTATATCAGGTTTCAAACCTCTTTGCCGCATCTCAGACAACAACTGCATAGCGCGCTCAGTCTTCCCCATTTTGGCAAGCCCGTCAATCACAGTGTTGTAGGTGATGAGAACAGGTGAACAGCCTTTGCTACTTAGCTGATTAAGTATCTCCACTGCAACATCAACCTTGCCATCCTTGCACAGAGCAGTCAGCAGAGTATTGTATGTCACAATATCCGGATAACAACCACGTGAGACCATTATCTCAAGATACTCAATAGCCCTCTCCATCTTTTTCTCTTTACAGAATCCATGGAGCAATGGATTATAACTCAGGGAGTTGGGGATGCAGCCATATTTAGGCATCTTCTCTAACATATCAATAGCTCGCCCGAGGTGGCCCTTCCTACATAAGAAATTAATCAAGATATTGAAGGTGACAACACTAGGGGCACAGCCTTTCCTCAGCATCTCAGCTAGCAGTTTCTCAGCATCCATCCACCTGCCTAGGCTGCACATACTGCGAAGAATAATGTTATGCGTGATTACATTGGGCTGGCAGCCGTAAGAAGACATGTTATTCAAGAAGTTGATGGCTTCCTCGAGTCTCCCTTCCTTGCAAATCCCATTGATGAGTACATTGAAAGTGACTACATCGGGCTTGCAACCTTTGTTCCTCATTTCATCGAGGAGTTTCATAGCCTGACCGACGCCACTTTCCTTGCAGGTGGCTTCGATGAGGATGGTGTAAGTTATGACATCGGGGTAGCATTCCTTGCGCAGCTGCTGATCAAGAACCTCCATGGCCTGCTTCAACTTGCCACTGTCGCACAAACTACGCAGGATGGTGTTGTAAGTGACGACATCGGGGGCAACGCTCATCCGCTCCAACACCTTCAAGGCGCTACTGATCTCCCCGGACTTACAGTACCCACTGATCAAGACATTGTAGGTGATAACATCAGGCACAGCTCCCGACTGCTCGAGGATATCCAAAACCCTCGTGGCCTTCTGAGTCCTGCCACTCCTGCAAAACCCGCGAATCAAACTGGTACATGGGATGATATCGGGAATGTCGCCATGGGAGACCATCTTCTCCAGATGCTTAAACCCTTGTTCCAGCTCCCCATTTCTAACCAACCTCCGGAGATAGTTATTGTTCTCGAATTCCTCAAAACTATGGCTTCTTTCCACATTCAATCTGCCGTTGTTGTTGCAGCAGGTGTCAACCGCAGAAGAAACAGCTAAAACCCACCGCCTCTGCTTCCTATACCCTTGCTTCTTCACCGGAAATATTTGGCCTGAGCCGGAGCCCGAGGGAGACTTACAACACCCAAAGCCCTTATCTTTATGGTGTCTAATTTTCCGAAAGGAGCAAAACTGTTGGTGGGGAACACTTAACTCCATGGATTAGCCGCCAGAGTGTATCTGAATTTAGGCAAAGCTGATGAGAAGATTAGAACAACTGTGGACTCTAAAACCCTCTCTCTTCCTCTTATCCTGTGGTCTTCATTTTGGACCTGTCGTTATTTGCGCAAGCCCACTCTTAACCTTTACTGGACCGGACACCCTTAGGCCCATTTAATATTTGCTCTCTTTTATTTCCGCCTCGACTCTGTCTATACCATCATCAGTTGAGCGGAGCCTGTGCCTGACTCAATGTGAAGTAAGATCTAATAAAACTTATCAAAGTTTGAGTTTTGGTGGAGAGCAGTTGATAGATACAAATTTTGATCTGAAAAATGGATAGTGCGGCAAAAATGTGTTTGGAGTGCCTTCAACGGCGTATTGAAGCCGATTTTTCCGGCAGAGTCACCTTCGTCCACGGCGTCTCCGACTGTCCGCTCCCCTTTGGCTCAGAGGCTGTCGTTCAGGTTTCTTCCTCGGGTTACTAACTATATGTGGCCTTTGCTATGACATGTGATGAGTGACAACTGTATTTATCGAATGCAGGTCTCCAATTCCGACCAAGTCACGCCGCAGCAATTCGTTTTCAATTATGTGCCTTATCGCCCGCGCGATTGCTTCGCAAGATACGTGTATGTTACCTTACTCTTTTTGTGGCATACTCAATCTTCTTCATGCATCTTGCATTTTTCGCCTCTATTCAATTTTTCGTGCGGATGCATTTTTTCATATGATCGCGTTATGTTAAATGATGGCTTGGTAAATGTTTTCCATGTGAATGGGTGGACTTATTTTGCTTACCAATTGTATGTATGCTTTGCAGTGATGAATTTTGTGCACTTGAAGGTGGTGATGGTAAAGCCGGAGACATCGCGGAGTCGTCTACTATGAAGCAAGTTCAAGCAGAGGTCAGTGTCGGAATTTCTAGTGATAACACTTCTGCTTTAGATACTGCATCAACTGAATGTCGGCATTTCTCCGATGGTGGCAGAACCGTATTCCTTGATGGTTGTGAATCATGCAAAATTTCCACTAGGTTTTCTTGCTCGAGGGTAATCACTTCATTGGCTCCAACTGCTCGTGTTGGCCGTATATCCTTTGAGTTATTCGAAGAACTTGCTTCAAGTTTCTCATCTGGCTCATTAGAAGATCAGCTTTTGCATTCACTGTGTCTTCTTATAGAGGGAAAATCTGCGGGACGAGACAGTGCAAACTTTCTCAGTCTGCTGGGGCTGCCATCATTTAAGGAGAATGGCTTTCCTGGCTGCATAAGGCATCCAAACATTTGTCCAATTTTGGGAATGCTAAAGTCACCTACAAATATTTGTCTGGTGCTTCCAAAAACACCATTTACCCTTGAAAACATTATGCACTACAGCCCTGCTGCCTTACAATCCGATTGGCACGTGCGATTTCTTATCTACCAGCTGCTTTCAGCACTATCTTACATGCATGGTTTAGGCATTGCTCATGGGAATTTACGCCCTTCCAACATTCTGCTGACTGATACATCTTGGTGTTGGTTGCAAATTGCTGAGAAACAGCTGCTGAATTCTACGGTGGATCCAAGTGACGAGTCTCCTCATCCTTCAGCTGGTGGTCGTTGTTTCGAAGGCTGTTCTTCTCATACCCTTTATGCTGATTTAAGTCTCTCAAATTCTGATAATTGGAAATCTTGTTTCTATAGCTGGTGGAAAGGTGAGCTGAGCAATTTTGAGTATCTTCTCGTTTTAAACAGATTAGCAGGAAGGAGGTGGGGTGACCACACATTTTACACAGTCATGCCTTGGGTTATGGATTTTAGTGTCAAACCTGATGAAAATAGCAATGCTGGTTGGAGAGATCTTAGCAAGAGCAAGTGGCGCTTGGCAAAAGGTGATGAACAGTTGGATTTCACTTACTCAACATCTGAAATGCCTCATCATGTGTCTGATGAGTGCCTTTCTGAACTGGCTGTTTGCAGTTATAAAGCCAGGAGGTTGCCTTTGAGTGTTTTAAGACTAGCTGTCCGTTCAGTTTATGAACCCAATGAGTACCCCTCTAATATGCAAAGACTATACCAGTGGACACCTGATGAATGTATTCCTGAATTTTATTGTGATCCACACATATTTAACTCTCTGCATTCTGGTATGCCCGATTTGGCTGTGCCTTCATGGGCAGGCACTTCAGAGGAGTTCATTAAGCTGCATCGAGATGCTCTTGAGAGCAAACGAGTCTCCTTCCAAATACACCAATGGATTGACATCACCTTTGGCTACAAAATGTCTGGTGATGCTGCCGTTGCTGCTAAGAATGTGATGTTGCCAGCATCAACTTCCTTTGTACCAAGGTCTACAGGCCGCCGCCAGCTTTTTAGTCAACCTCACCCTCCACGTCAAAGTGCTCGAGAGAAAACTCATCACAACAACAATGGTCATTCAAAAGTTGACTGTGTTGAGGGTGGGGATTTACTTATTAAGACTAATCATTTAAATAAATTGGAAGAAGCAACTTCGTTCTGTGAGAAATCATGGCATTTAGATCCTTGTTATAATGTTCATTCTAGCGACTATTCGAAGAATGACACCAGTGAAAACGAACTTTTGGCGGATATTGCTGGAAACGTATCACCTAGA includes these proteins:
- the LOC131021065 gene encoding pentatricopeptide repeat-containing protein At1g09900; this translates as MELSVPHQQFCSFRKIRHHKDKGFGCCKSPSGSGSGQIFPVKKQGYRKQRRWVLAVSSAVDTCCNNNGRLNVERSHSFEEFENNNYLRRLVRNGELEQGFKHLEKMVSHGDIPDIIPCTSLIRGFCRSGRTQKATRVLDILEQSGAVPDVITYNVLISGYCKSGEISSALKVLERMSVAPDVVTYNTILRSLCDSGKLKQAMEVLDQQLRKECYPDVITYTILIEATCKESGVGQAMKLLDEMRNKGCKPDVVTFNVLINGICKEGRLEEAINFLNNMSSYGCQPNVITHNIILRSMCSLGRWMDAEKLLAEMLRKGCAPSVVTFNILINFLCRKGHLGRAIDMLEKMPKYGCIPNSLSYNPLLHGFCKEKKMERAIEYLEIMVSRGCYPDIVTYNTLLTALCKDGKVDVAVEILNQLSSKGCSPVLITYNTVIDGLAKMGKTERAMQLLSEMRQRGLKPDIITYSSLVGGLSREGKVEKAISFFKELQGLGIRPNAITYNSIMLGLCKARQTDRAIDFLVHMVSKGCKPTESTYTILIQGIAYQGFTNEALELLNELCSRGAVKKTSAQQVVVKF
- the LOC131021069 gene encoding uncharacterized protein LOC131021069; amino-acid sequence: MLLLKGLIILVHLSAAATSLCRNFCNNIPINYPFGIDDGCGAAQFRRMLNCSATGLFFLTPSGSYKVQTIDYNKKNLVIFDPSMSTCSILQPHHDFLMTDIQSATIPPSPDTLFLLMNCSIDSPLLNHYRYLCFNFSGHSCDELYGSCTSFKLFHMLSNTTPPCCFTTYDTVKYMSINILDCTHYTSVYNVDSLEGVGPLDWLYGIKLSYSLPELGCDRCAKSGGACGFDVETQGFTCICSSTTNATRDCGGSLNGGKSCATPSLLGVFVLISRAILSL